In a single window of the Acipenser ruthenus chromosome 20, fAciRut3.2 maternal haplotype, whole genome shotgun sequence genome:
- the LOC117963707 gene encoding transmembrane protein 52-like, whose product MNSIVNCNLVLTSVFLQVSFTTGDEECEEHNTCQSEGVKWTNLWYVWFIVLAILVLLLCGVIVSCVKFCCRKEKPPVQSLTELPCEISVVAMDDQSTVHSRSTVASFNSVQLPPDRYVPFPFGQVNKGFAPPPYNLYALEMPPPYDEALKMSIDPHENSPGNRKADNRPSQGHAGDSHLQPPPPSSEEELNVLNAQRRPQEHFDEVQLDDPPRYELHDISSPISEEDENDLNREH is encoded by the exons ATGAACTCCATTGTGAACTGCAATCTTGTTTTAACAAGTGTGTTCCTCCAG gTATCTTTCACTACAGGCGATGAGGAATGTGAGGAGCATAACAC GTGTCAGAGTGAGGGCGTCAAATGGACTAATCTGTGGTATGTCTG GTTCATTGTGCTGGCAATCTTAGTACTCCTGCTGTGCGGTGTTATTGTCAGCTGCGTTAAGTTCTGCTGCAGGAAGGAAAAGCCGCCGGTGCAATCCTTGACAGAACTTCCCTGTGAAATCTCAGTCGTTGCCATGGACGACCAGAGCACCGTTCACAGCAGAAGCACCGTCGCAT CTTTTAACAGTGTGCAGCTCCCGCCTGACCGCTACGTGCCTTTTCCATTCGGCCAGGTGAACAAAGGCTTCGCGCCCCCGCCCTACAACCTGTACGCTTTGGAGATGCCTCCACCCTACGATGAAGCCTTGAAAATGTCAATTGACCCACACGAAAACTCCCCGGGGAACCGGAAAGCCGATAACCGACCAAGCCAAGGACACGCAGGTGACTCGCACCTGCAGCCGCCGCCGCCGTCTTCAGAGGAAGAGCTGAACGTGTTAAATGCGCAGCGCCGCCCGCAAGAGCATTTCGACGAGGTTCAGCTGGACGATCCCCCGCGGTACGAGCTTCATGATATCAGCAGCCCCATATCCGAAGAAGATGAAAACGACTTGAATCGAGAACACTGA
- the LOC117425564 gene encoding guanine nucleotide-binding protein G(I)/G(S)/G(T) subunit beta-1, with product MSELDQLRQESEQLRNQIRDARKSCADATLTTVTANIDPVGRIQMRTRRTLRGHLAKIYAMHWGTDSRLLVSASQDGKLIIWDSYTTNKVHAIPLRSSWVMTCAYAPSGNYVACGGLDNVCSIYNLKTREGNVRVSRELAGHTGYLSCCRFLDDNQIVTSSGDTTCALWDIETGQQTTTFAGHTGDVMSLSLAPDTRCFVSGACDASAKLWDVREGMCRQTFTGHESDINAICFFPNGNAFATGSDDATCRLFDLRADQELMVYSHDNIICGITSVAFSKSGRLLLAGYDDFNCNVWDSLKADRAGVLAGHDNRVSCLGVTDDGMAVATGSWDSFLKIWN from the exons ATGAGTGAACTTGACCAGTTACGCCAGGAGTCTGAGCAGCTCAGGAACCAGATCAGA GATGCCAGGAAATCCTGTGCAGATGCCACCTTGACCACG gtcaCAGCTAATATTGATCCTGTCGGTAGAATTCAGATGCGCACTAGACGAACACTGAGGGGTCATCTGGCTAAAATTTATGCCATGCATTGGGGCACTGACTCCAG ACTGCTGGTGAGTGCCTCCCAGGATGGTAAACTCATCATCTGGGACAGCTACACCACAAACAAG GTTCACGCCATCCCTCTGCGCTCCTCCTGGGTCATGACCTGTGCATATGCTCCTTCTGGAAACTACGTAGCTTGTGGTGGACTTGATAACGTCTGTTCAATTTACAACCTGAAAACGCGTGAAGGAAATGTCCGTGTGAGCCGTGAGCTGGCTGGACACACAG GTTACCTGTCTTGCTGTCGTTTCCTGGATGATAACCAGATTGTAACCAGTTCTGGAGACACCACCTG TGCTCTGTGGGATATTGAAACTGGCCAGCAGACGACCACATTTGCTGGCCACACTGGGGACGTCATGAGTCTCTCGCTTGCACCTGATACCAGGTGCTTTGTCTCTGGTGCTTGCGATGCCTCCGCCAAGCTTTGGGATGTCAGAGAAGGAATGTGCCGACAAACTTTCACCGGACACGAGTCCGACATCAATGCCATCTGC TTCTTTCCTAATGGCAATGCATTCGCAACGGGCTCAGACGACGCCACCTGCAGGCTGTTTGATCTGCGTGCTGACCAGGAGTTGATGGTTTACTCTCACGATAACATCATCTGTGGAATCACTTCTGTAGCATTCTCCAAGAGCGGCCGTCTGCTGCTAGCTGGATATGACGACTTCAACTGCAACGTCTGGGACTCCCTCAAAGCTGACCGTGCAG GTGTTCTTGCTGGGCACGATAACAGAGTCAGCTGCTTGGGAGTAACTGATGATGGCATGGCTGTTGCAACAGGATCATGGGACAGCTTCCTCAAGATCTGGAACTAA